From Musa acuminata AAA Group cultivar baxijiao chromosome BXJ3-8, Cavendish_Baxijiao_AAA, whole genome shotgun sequence, one genomic window encodes:
- the LOC135644115 gene encoding G-type lectin S-receptor-like serine/threonine-protein kinase At2g19130, with protein sequence MASRRHLSLFSHFPTLFFLLFFVCVNGTLAFAVDYISSNHSLSGNQTITSPGGNFVLGFFQVGEQSPSRHYIGILFKKVSKLTPIWVANRNNPVFDPATSQLKISDDGNLVLLGQSDAQVWSTNLTSTASNATVAEILDSGNLILRDWSDPSKLLWQSYDHPTDTWLPGVKFVMNKVTGKGPVLTSWRNSDDPAAGIFSVELDPSGLTQFILLWNGSKQYWSTGPWNGHFFSSVPEMTAYRQDPTVVNVSVEFFSNSTTNYFVYELRGDMITRTILDISGQLTQLAWVEEAQEWIRFLALPKKQCDVYALCGPFGSCNENGLPFCSCIKGFSEKSPVDWQLGDRRQGCARNTPLQCGKDDRFFAISGTQLPDDPRSLAAASVEECELLCLQNCSCTAYSYDGGCSAWYGDLLNLQELSDGSRRETVYVRLAASELPMPGRETRRTLKLVVVGAAVALALLASALVLFLRQLGKRELGTDEATEGNLVVFRYGDLQRMTRNFSERLGGGGFGSVFKGTLPDSTLIAVKKLRSLVHQGEKQFRNEVSTLGMIQHVNLVRLRGFCSEANKRLLVYDYMTNGSLNTHLFSKGSPAMAWLTRYNIAIGTARGLAYLHEQCRDCIIHCDVKPENILLDESFHPKLADFGLAKLVGRDFSKVLTTMRGTVGYLAPEWISGEAITPKADAYSYGMTLLELISGRRNTEQSREDDPFFPVLAATKLVEGDILSLLDPRLHGNADISELERACRVACWCIQDDEAHRPSMAQVVQILEGALDVDKPPTPRKLQALLDDSNTKCFSSDSSSGQGSTKALSTSLIETTSLISSEG encoded by the coding sequence ATGGCTTCGCGGAGACATCTCTCCTTGTTTTCTCACTTCCcgaccctcttcttcctcctcttcttcgtctGTGTAAATGGCACCCTCGCGTTTGCAGTCGATTACATCTCCTCGAACCACAGTCTCTCCGGAAACCAGACCATCACCTCCCCGGGTGGCAACTTTGTGCTCGGCTTCTTCCAAGTAGGTGAACAGAGTCCCAGCCGCCACTACATAGGCATCTTATTCAAGAAGGTCTCGAAGCTTACTCCGATCTGGGTAGCAAATAGAAACAATCCCGTATTCGACCCAGCCACATCTCAGCTCAAGATCTCCGATGACGGCAACTTGGTACTCCTCGGCCAGTCTGATGCACAAGTTTGGTCCACCAACCTCACGTCCACGGCCTCCAACGCCACGGTCGCTGAGATCCTCGACTCGGGAAACCTTATCCTCAGAGACTGGTCTGACCCATCCAAGCTCCTTTGGCAGAGCTATGATCACCCAACTGATACATGGCTCCCCGGGGTAAAGTTTGTGATGAACAAAGTGACCGGAAAAGGTCCAGTCCTCACTTCATGGCGGAACTCCGATGATCCTGCTGCTGGCATCTTCTCCGTGGAGTTGGATCCTTCCGGTCTAACCCAATTCATTCTACTGTGGAACGGGTCTAAGCAGTACTGGAGTACAGGGCCTTGGAATGGGCATTTCTTTAGCTCGGTCCCGGAGATGACGGCCTACCGCCAGGATCCGACGGTGGTCAACGTCTCTGTCGAGTTCTTCTCCAACTCCACGACCAACTACTTCGTGTATGAACTCAGGGGCGACATGATCACCAGAACCATATTAGACATCTCGGGGCAGCTCACTCAACTTGCTTGGGTGGAAGAAGCCCAGGAGTGGATTAGGTTCCTGGCTCTGCCCAAGAAACAGTGCGATGTCTACGCTCTCTGCGGGCCTTTCGGCAGCTGCAACGAGAACGGCTTACCATTCTGCAGCTGCATCAAAGGTTTCAGCGAGAAGTCCCCCGTGGACTGGCAATTGGGCGATCGACGCCAGGGATGCGCGAGGAACACCCCGTTGCAGTGCGGCAAAGATGACAGGTTCTTTGCCATCTCTGGTACCCAACTGCCGGATGATCCCCGTTCCTTAGCAGCTGCCAGTGTCGAGGAGTGCGAATTGTTGTGCTTGCAGAATTGTTCGTGCACTGCTTATTCCTACGATGGCGGATGTTCTGCCTGGTATGGTGATCTGCTGAATCTCCAGGAGCTGTCTGATGGATCCAGGCGAGAAACAGTGTATGTCCGTTTAGCTGCTTCGGAGCTGCCGATGCCCGGGAGAGAGACAAGAAGGACCCTCAAGCTCGTGGTGGTTGGTGCTGCCGTTGCTCTCGCTCTCTTGGCTTCTGCCCTGGTGCTGTTCTTGAGACAACTTGGGAAAAGAGAACTCGGTACTGACGAAGCAACGGAGGGTAATCTGGTGGTCTTCAGGTATGGTGACTTGCAGCGGATGACCAGGAACTTCTCGGAGCGGTTGGGCGGAGGAGGTTTCGGTTCAGTGTTCAAAGGGACTCTGCCTGACTCCACtctcatcgctgtaaaaaagctcAGAAGCCTTGTACATCAAGGGGAGAAGCAATTCCGCAACGAAGTGAGCACTCTGGGAATGATTCAACATGTTAACCTGGTTCGTCTTCGTGGATTCTGCTCCGAAGCCAACAAGAGGTTGCTGGTTTACGATTACATGACGAATGGTTCTCTAAACACGCATCTGTTTAGTAAAGGTTCCCCGGCTATGGCCTGGTTGACAAGGTATAACATCGCCATCGGAACAGCTCGAGGATTAGCTTATCTGCACGAGCAATGCAGGGACTGCATCATACACTGCGACGTGAAGCCGGAGAACATACTCTTGGACGAATCCTTTCACCCGAAGCTGGCCGACTTCGGCCTGGCAAAGCTCGTTGGCCGAGACTTCAGCAAGGTCTTGACCACGATGAGAGGAACCGTGGGCTACCTCGCTCCAGAATGGATCTCCGGCGAGGCCATCACCCCCAAAGCCGACGCCTACAGTTACGGTATGACACTCTTAGAACTCATATCCGGGAGAAGAAACACGGAGCAATCCCGGGAAGACGATCCCTTCTTCCCCGTGTTGGCTGCGACGAAGTTGGTGGAAGGTGACATTCTTAGCCTGTTGGATCCGCGGCTGCATGGAAACGCCGACATATCAGAGCTTGAGAGAGCATGTAGAGTTGCTTGCTGGTGCATTCAGGACGATGAAGCCCACAGGCCATCGATGGCGCAGGTTGTTCAGATTCTGGAGGGTGCTCTTGACGTTGACAAGCCTCCGACGCCAAGGAAACTCCAAGCTCTCTTGGATGACAGTAACACCAAATGCTTCTCCTCAGACTCCTCTTCAGGCCAGGGTTCCACGAAGGCACTCTCGACTTCTCTGATAGAGACCACGTCTTTGATCAGTTCTGAAGGCTAA
- the LOC135644461 gene encoding multiple organellar RNA editing factor 9, chloroplastic-like: MSSSLLMATMSSPSSSLIRLRALPSAPSPTSNLLLPASMLPRPAFSSRRRVVSRSRGIGGAPAAIRAMAVDSDYSSRRGGSSEPRETIMLPGCDYNHWLIVMEFPKDPAPTREQMIETYLNTLATVLGSMEEAKKNMYAFSTTTYTGFQCTVSEETSEKFKGLPGVLWVLPDSYIDVKNKDYGGDKYINGEIIPCTYPTYQPKQRGSKNESRKYVRRRDGPPPERRRPAGETPQAGSASA; encoded by the exons ATGAGCTCATCGCTTCTGATGGCGACGATGAGCTCCCCCTCTTCCTCTCTCATCCGCCTCAGAGCCCTACCATCCGCGCCTTCACCAACCTCTAACCTTCTGCTCCCCGCCTCGATGCTCCCTCGCCCCGCCTTCTCCTCCCGCCGCCGGGTCGTCTCCCGGTCACGTGGCATCGGAGGCGCCCCTGCGGCGATCCGCGCAATGGCCGTCGACTCCGATTACTCGTCGAGGAGGGGCGGCAGCAGCGAGCCGAGGGAGACGATCATGCTCCCCGGCTGCGATTACAACCACTGGCTCATCGTGATGGAGTTCCCGAAGGATCCGGCGCCCACGCGGGAGCAGATGATCGAGACCTATCTCAACACTCTCGCCACCGTCCTGGGAAG CATGGAAGAAGCTAAGAAGAACATGTATGCTTTCAGCACAACCACATATACTGGATTCCAGTGCACTGTATCTGAAGAAACATCAGAAAAATTTAAAG GTTTACCAGGAGTCCTCTGGGTGCTGCCCGATTCATACATTGATGTGAAGAACAAAGATTATGGAG GTGATAAATACATAAATGGGGAGATAATCCCATGTACATATCCTACTTATCAACCGAAGCAACGTGGATCAAAGAACGAAAGTAGAAAATATGTGAGGCGGAGGGATGGCCCTCCACCAGAACGCAGAAGACCGGCTGGAGAAACCCCTCAGGCTGGGTCTGCTTCCGCATGA